One stretch of Chitinivibrionales bacterium DNA includes these proteins:
- a CDS encoding TolC family protein, translating to MISQRNKRDVFFGKLIIERIIIYLFSLCLLLPIQAHALQPLADFLHHAAQRNFDYREARATAVQREHETSQAWARLLPSVTAQADYIRNQYLGEAIIPTGAPAVGGTLPTRNVIITPVDQRDASFTAALTLIDVAAWDNIGAAGANREAQKARMAATMLEVQKTVAQTYYQIIGASAVGRAARRTLAAAQDNARFIETRVNAGLASELDLKRALAEVERDRQAIQDADYTTITLKRSLETLTGLVPEGDPVKDSTALPMDDLRDEQPLAEWITGIDSLPSVRAASYDRRAAKLTAAASQSALFPTVSAQATERATDATGFGQSPYYAIEFLASWKLLDVSSFQASRAQRAVAEASSVRYDRARETAGQTIFDDWHHVRTQIEKSRAARSSLDASQLALSVAREKYSSGKATLLDVVQAERDAFAAEVTQIQAEADLASARASLRLSAGHSLEAK from the coding sequence TTGAGCGAATAATTATTTATCTCTTTTCGTTGTGCCTGCTTCTTCCAATTCAGGCACATGCGCTCCAGCCACTCGCCGATTTCCTCCACCATGCGGCGCAGCGCAACTTCGACTATAGGGAGGCCCGTGCTACAGCAGTGCAGCGGGAGCATGAAACCAGCCAGGCATGGGCGCGTCTTCTTCCGTCGGTGACCGCCCAAGCCGACTATATCCGCAACCAATATCTTGGCGAAGCAATTATTCCCACAGGGGCACCAGCAGTTGGTGGCACTCTGCCGACCCGGAATGTCATCATTACTCCGGTCGATCAGCGGGATGCATCCTTTACTGCCGCTCTCACCCTCATTGACGTTGCCGCATGGGACAACATCGGTGCCGCCGGGGCCAACCGTGAAGCACAGAAAGCCCGCATGGCAGCCACCATGCTCGAAGTTCAGAAGACGGTAGCGCAGACCTACTACCAAATCATTGGTGCAAGCGCGGTTGGGCGCGCAGCTCGGCGTACACTTGCAGCGGCCCAGGACAACGCTCGTTTTATCGAAACACGTGTCAATGCTGGCCTGGCTTCGGAATTGGATCTGAAACGGGCTCTCGCAGAAGTGGAGCGGGATCGACAAGCAATACAGGACGCAGATTATACGACCATAACATTAAAGCGCTCACTCGAAACCCTTACCGGGCTTGTTCCCGAAGGTGATCCGGTCAAAGATTCAACGGCATTGCCGATGGATGATCTTCGTGACGAGCAGCCTCTCGCAGAATGGATAACAGGGATCGATTCGTTGCCATCGGTGAGAGCCGCATCATACGACAGGCGCGCGGCAAAACTCACTGCAGCCGCTTCACAATCGGCGTTGTTCCCGACTGTTTCCGCCCAAGCCACCGAGCGCGCAACGGACGCAACCGGGTTCGGCCAATCCCCTTATTATGCAATTGAGTTTCTCGCTTCCTGGAAGCTCCTCGACGTGTCCAGCTTTCAGGCATCTCGCGCACAACGGGCTGTAGCCGAAGCATCATCTGTTCGCTATGATCGGGCACGTGAAACGGCAGGACAGACGATCTTTGATGACTGGCACCACGTCCGCACACAGATCGAAAAGAGCCGTGCGGCACGCAGCTCCCTTGACGCATCACAGTTGGCGCTCTCCGTTGCCCGAGAAAAATATTCCTCCGGCAAGGCCACGCTGCTTGACGTAGTGCAAGCAGAACGGGATGCTTTCGCCGCTGAAGTCACCCAGATTCAGGCAGAGGCGGATCTTGCCTCAGCACGAGCATCCCTTCGGTTGAGCGCCGGTCATTCCCTGGAGGCAAAATGA